The Streptomyces sp. NBC_00510 genomic interval GTCGCGGTCCTGGCGGGCATCGTGCTGGGCACCCTGGCGTCCGTTCCGCTGGGCTTCACCGACTTCGGCGCGGTCGGCGGCGCCGACTGGGTGGGGATCAGCACGCCGTTCCACTTCGGCACGCCCGACTTCCAGGGCGCCGCGATCGCCTCCATGCTCGTCGTGGCCCTCGTGACGATGACCGAGACGACCGGCGACATCATCGCCGTGGGCGAGCTGACCGGCCGCCACGTGGAACCACGGCGGCTCGCGGACGGGCTGCGCGCCGACGGCGTGTCGACCGTGCTCGGCGGGGTCTTCAACACCTTCCCGTACACCGCCTACGCGCAGAACGTCGGCCTCGTGGGGATGACCCGGGTGCGCAGCCGCTGGGTGGTGGCGACCGCGGGCGGCATCCTCGTGCTGCTGGGGCTGCTGCCCAAGCTGGGGGCGGTGGTCGCGGCGATCCCGGCACCCGTGCTGGGCGGCGCGGGCCTGGTGATGTTCGGGACGGTGGCGGCGAGCGGGGTGCGGACCCTGTCCACCGTCGACTTCCACGGCAACGGCAATCTGACCGTGGTGGCGGTGTCGGTCGCGGTCGGACTGCTGCCGGTCGGCGTCCCGACGGTCTACGACGCCTTCCCCGACTGGTTCCAGACGGTGATGGACAGCGGGATCAGCGCGGGGTGCATCACCGCGATCGCGCTGAACCTGCTCTTCAACCACCTGCCCGGCGGCTCCGGTTCAGGCGCGGACGACGCCGGCGGTCCCGCCGAGCCGCCCTCCCTGCCGGTCGGCGGCGGCGAGGACGGTGTCCAGAAGCCCGGGGAAGAGCGCCTCTAGGTCCGCGCGGCGCAGCGCGTTCATCTTGGAGGTGCCCCGGTAGGTCTGGCTGATCACCCCGGCCTCGCGGAGCACCCGGAAGTGGTGGGTGCAGGTGGACTTGCTGACGGGCAACTCGACCTCGGAGCACGCCGCCTCCGTTCCCCGCGCCGCCAGCGTCCGCACCACGCGCAGGCGCATGGGGTCGGCCAACGCGTGCAGGACGGCCTCCAGGCGGATGTCCGCACGGTCCGGGTGCTCGCACACCCTCCCGCCGGGGACGAGGGCGGCCGTGGTGAGGGGCTGCTGCGCGGTCATGCACCCATATTACGAGAATTCTCGTAGTTCGACCGCTGTCGTACCAGCTCTCCACGGCGGGCCGGCGATGGGGCAAATCCCCTTCGCCGCCCGGCCGTTCGCCGACGAGGGCCACCGCGCGCCGGGGCCGGCGCGGCACGCTTCGGCGGGGAGGAGGCGCGCCGCGGCCCCCGTTGTCGGTGGGGCGGTGCAGAATCTGTGATGCAGAACACATTCCCCGTAGCTCGGAGATGGTGCGTCATGGACGACGTCGTACTCGCGATCGGCACACGCAAGGGACTGTTCCTGGGACGGCGGGGCGGCGCCGGGACGTGGGAGCTGACCGGCCCGCACTTCCCCATGCAGGCGGTGTACTCGGTGGGCATCGACACGCGCCGGGCCGTGCCCCGGCTGCTGGTCGGCGCGGACAGCTCGCACTGGGGCCCGTCGGTCTTCCGCTCCGACGACCTCGGGCGCAGCTGGGAGGAGCCGGCCAGGCCCGCGGTGCGGTTCCCCAAGGACACGGACGCCTCCCTGGAGCGCGTCTGGCAGATCCAGCCCGCCGGCGCCGGCGCCCCGGACCTGGTGTGGGCCGGAACGGAGCCGGGGGCGCTCTTCCGCTCGGACGACGGCGGGGTGACCTTCGAGTTCGTGCGGAGCCTGTGGGAGCACCCGCAGCGGGAGCTGTGGGGTGCCGGGTTCGGCGGTCAGGCGGTGCACACGGTGGTCACCGATCCGCGCGACGCCGACGTGGTGGTCGCGGCCGTCTCCTCCGGCGGGGTCTACCGCTCGGCCGACGGCGGCGCGAGCTGGGAGGCGTCCAACACCGGGATCAAGGCGGAGTTCCTGCCCGACCCGTACCCGGAGTTCGGCCAGTGCGTGCACAAGATCGACCGGGACGCCGAGGACCCGGACCGGCTGTACCTGCAGAACCACGGCGGGGTCTACCGCAGCGACGACGCCGGCGCGAGCTGGACGGAGATCGGCAAGGGCCTGCCCGCGGACTTCGGCTTCGCCGTCGCCGCCCACCCCCGCCGCGGCGGAGTCGCGTACGTCTCCCCGGTCAACGACGGCGGCGACCGCTACCAGCCGGACTACCGCTGCCGGGTCTACCGCACCGAGGACGCCGGCGCCTCGTGGACGGCCCTGTCCGCCGGGCTGCCCACGCAGGAGCACTACGGCGTGGTCCTGCGCGACGGGCTGCGCACCGACGACGCGGACCCGGTCGGCGTGTACTTCGGCAACCGCAACGGCGAGGTGTACGCCAGCGCCGACGAGGGCGACACCTGGCGGCTGGTGGCCTCGCACCTGCCCGATGTGCTGTGCGTGAGGGCGGCCGTGGTCTGAGTGTCGGTGTGAGCCACTAGAGTGACTCACCGTGGCAGCACGACCGTTGAACGAAATCGTCGAAGAAGGCTGGGCCAAGGCTCTGGAGCCGGTCGCCGGGAAGATCGCCGAAATGGGCGACTTCCTGCGCGCCGAGATCGCCGCGGGCCGCACCTACCTGCCGTCGGGGGCGAACGTGCTGCGCGCGTTCCAGCAGCCCTTCGACGACGTCCGGGTGCTGATCGTGGGCCAGGACCCGTATCCCACTCCGGGGCACGCCGTCGGGCTGTCGTTCTCGGTGGCCCCGGAGGTACGGCCGCTGCCCGGCAGCCTGCTGAACATCTACCGGGAGCTGAACACCGACCTCGGTCTGCCCCAGCCCTCCAACGGCGACCTGACCCCCTGGACCCGGCAGGGCGTCCTGCTGCTCAACAGGGCGCTCACCACCACGCCGCGCAAGCCCGGAGGTCACCGCGGCAAGGGCTGGGAGGCGGTCACCGAGCAGGCCATCCGCGCGCTCGCCGCGCGCGGCAAGCCTTTGGTGTCCATCCTGTGGGGCTCCGACGCGCGCAAGCTGCGACCGTTGCTGGGGAACCTGCCGGCCGTGGAGTCCGCCCACCCCTCCCCGATGTCGGCCGACCGCGGCTTCTTCGGCTCGCGTCCGTTCAGCCGGGCCAACGACCTCTTGGTACGGCAGGGCACGAATCCGGTGGACTGGCAGCTGCCCTGACGGAGGCAGCCGTTAGTCTGCCCGGGTGACGACGCATTCGAACACCCCGGCGGGCTGGTACCCGGACCCGCACGGCACGCAGAACCTGCTGCGCTACTGGGACGGGTCCCAGTGGACGGAGCACACCCACGCGGGCGGCGCGCAGGTCCCGCCGCAGCCCAAGGACAACCCCTGGGAGCTGGGCGTCGACGGCGGTCCCGACCCGTCGCGCATCCAGCGCCAGGTGCAGCAACAGGCCGGCGTGGCCCCCACCGGCCCGGGTGGGGGCACGCTCTTCAGCGAGCCCGTCCTGGTGGTCAATCAGAAGGCCAAGCTCATCGAGCTGAGCAACGAGTACAGCGTCTTCGACCAGCAGGGGCGCCAGCTCGGCTCGGTGCTCCAGGTCGGCCAGAGCGCCGCGCGGAAGGTGCTGCGCTTCGTCGCGAGCGTCGACCAGTTCATGTCGGTGCGCCTGGAGGTGCGCGACGCCCACGGGCAGCCGCAGCTGCTGCTGACCCGGCCCGCGAAGTTCATCAAGTCCAAGGTGATCGTGCAGCGCGCCGACGGCATGACGCTCGGCGAGATCGTACAGCAGAACGCCATCGGGAAGATCAACTTCTCCTTCGAGGTCAACGGCCAGAAGATCGGCGCGATCAAGGCCGAGAACTGGCGTGCCTGGAACTTCTCCATCGTCGACCACACCGACACCGAGGTCGCCCGGATCACCAAGACGTGGGAGGGCCTGGCGAAGACGATGTTCACCACGGCCGACAACTACGTGCTACAGATCCACCGGCAGCTGCCGGACCCCCTGCTGAGCATGGTCGTCGCCTCCGCGCTCACCGTGGACACCGCCCTCAAGCAGGACTCGCGCGGACTCGGCTGATCACGGCGCGCATACGGTGCCGGGGTGCGCGGACCCGGCGCCGTATCGGGACAGAACCGGACAGGTAACCCCTGCGATGGACCCGCCCGAACAACAGAGCGCGCAAAGGCACTAGCATGCCTCGCCATGAGCACTGCCGAAGGGCCCGCACCCGGCCTGCCCGTTCGAATGCCCCGCCCCCGCCAGCCCGGGCGGCACCGGCGCCCGGAGCCGCTGACCACGCCCGAGGGCGCCCCCGCGCTGGTCCTCGCCGTGCCCGGCACCCCGTCCTCCGCGATACGCAGTCTCGCGGAGGAGATCGTCAGCATCGCCCGCATCGAGCTCTCCGGTCTCGACCCGCGCATCGGCTACGTCGACGGCGACGGCGAGGAGTACCCGACGCTCGAGTCC includes:
- a CDS encoding helix-turn-helix domain-containing protein; its protein translation is MTAQQPLTTAALVPGGRVCEHPDRADIRLEAVLHALADPMRLRVVRTLAARGTEAACSEVELPVSKSTCTHHFRVLREAGVISQTYRGTSKMNALRRADLEALFPGLLDTVLAAADRQGGRLGGTAGVVRA
- a CDS encoding uracil-DNA glycosylase, producing the protein MAARPLNEIVEEGWAKALEPVAGKIAEMGDFLRAEIAAGRTYLPSGANVLRAFQQPFDDVRVLIVGQDPYPTPGHAVGLSFSVAPEVRPLPGSLLNIYRELNTDLGLPQPSNGDLTPWTRQGVLLLNRALTTTPRKPGGHRGKGWEAVTEQAIRALAARGKPLVSILWGSDARKLRPLLGNLPAVESAHPSPMSADRGFFGSRPFSRANDLLVRQGTNPVDWQLP
- a CDS encoding purine permease, with the translated sequence MATPPHRPAVHPVDEVLPAVQLGAFGLQHVLAMYAGAVAVPLIVGGALKLPPADLAYLITADLLVCGIATLLQCVGWWRFGVRLPIMQGCTFAAVSPMVLIGQDGGLPAIYGAVIASGVAMVLLAPVFGRLLRFFPPLVTGTVILVIGLSLLPVAGNWAAGGVGSADFGAPRNLALAAAVLMAVLLVQRFAPPALARVAVLAGIVLGTLASVPLGFTDFGAVGGADWVGISTPFHFGTPDFQGAAIASMLVVALVTMTETTGDIIAVGELTGRHVEPRRLADGLRADGVSTVLGGVFNTFPYTAYAQNVGLVGMTRVRSRWVVATAGGILVLLGLLPKLGAVVAAIPAPVLGGAGLVMFGTVAASGVRTLSTVDFHGNGNLTVVAVSVAVGLLPVGVPTVYDAFPDWFQTVMDSGISAGCITAIALNLLFNHLPGGSGSGADDAGGPAEPPSLPVGGGEDGVQKPGEERL
- a CDS encoding exo-alpha-sialidase, yielding MDDVVLAIGTRKGLFLGRRGGAGTWELTGPHFPMQAVYSVGIDTRRAVPRLLVGADSSHWGPSVFRSDDLGRSWEEPARPAVRFPKDTDASLERVWQIQPAGAGAPDLVWAGTEPGALFRSDDGGVTFEFVRSLWEHPQRELWGAGFGGQAVHTVVTDPRDADVVVAAVSSGGVYRSADGGASWEASNTGIKAEFLPDPYPEFGQCVHKIDRDAEDPDRLYLQNHGGVYRSDDAGASWTEIGKGLPADFGFAVAAHPRRGGVAYVSPVNDGGDRYQPDYRCRVYRTEDAGASWTALSAGLPTQEHYGVVLRDGLRTDDADPVGVYFGNRNGEVYASADEGDTWRLVASHLPDVLCVRAAVV
- a CDS encoding phospholipid scramblase-related protein, with the translated sequence MTTHSNTPAGWYPDPHGTQNLLRYWDGSQWTEHTHAGGAQVPPQPKDNPWELGVDGGPDPSRIQRQVQQQAGVAPTGPGGGTLFSEPVLVVNQKAKLIELSNEYSVFDQQGRQLGSVLQVGQSAARKVLRFVASVDQFMSVRLEVRDAHGQPQLLLTRPAKFIKSKVIVQRADGMTLGEIVQQNAIGKINFSFEVNGQKIGAIKAENWRAWNFSIVDHTDTEVARITKTWEGLAKTMFTTADNYVLQIHRQLPDPLLSMVVASALTVDTALKQDSRGLG